Proteins from one Limanda limanda chromosome 4, fLimLim1.1, whole genome shotgun sequence genomic window:
- the abhd14a gene encoding protein ABHD14A, whose protein sequence is MNFLRNRLVVLGLVLLATLLLYLLLPSIRQGSMEPSLEAQRIGLMATSPPPVPTINVSVRTGQLPGDPPLFFREALPVDSAGRQILPRLQVVLLHGQAFTSKTWEELGTMALLASHGYQALAMDLPGYGKSPDSEALKTDQSRVDLLSRFMESLGVRSAVLLSPSMSGRYSIPFFMKNSAQLHGFIPIAPVGTRSYTPQQYQSIETPTLIVFGALDTNLGAQSHKNLIQLPNHYVLKLEGARHACYMDKPREFHQGLIEFLSKLKREELQRKMG, encoded by the exons ATGAACTTCCTGCGTAATCGTCTCGTTGTTCTGGGCCTGGTGCTGTTGGCCACGTTACTGCTGTACCTGCTGCTGCCGTCCATTCGCCAGGGCAGCATGGAGCCGTCTTTGGAAGCCCAAAGAATAGGGCTGATGgccacgtctcctcctcccgtTCCAACCATCAACGTGTCCGTTCGCACCGGTCAGCTGCCCGGGGACCCTCCACTGTTCTTCAGAGAGGCTTTGCCTGTCGACAGCGCTGGACGACAGATATTGCCGAG GCTGCAAGTCGTCCTCCTGCACGGCCAGGCCTTCACTTCCAAAACCTGGGAGGAGCTCGGCACAATGGCTCTGCTGGCATCTCATGGTTATCAGGCCCTGGCGATGGACCTGCCAG GATATGGAAAATCCCCGGACTCAGAGGCACTGAAGACTGACCAGAGTCGAGTGGACCTTCTTTCGAGGTTCATGGAGTCGTTGGGTGTCAGGTCGGCTGTGCTTTTGAGCCCCTCTATGAGTGGACGTTACTCCATTCCCTTCTTCATGAAGAACAGCGCTCAGCTACATGGCTTCATCCCCATAGCCCCAGTTGGCACTCGAAGTTACACTCCGCAGCAGTACCAAAGTATTGAG ACTCCCACTCTGATCGTGTTTGGAGCCCTGGACACAAATCTGGGGGCCCAGTCCCACAAGAACCTCATACAACTTCCAAATCACTATGTGCTCAAGTTAGAAGGAGCTCGTCATGCCTGCTACATGGACAAACCCCGAGAATTTCACCAGGGATTGATCGAATTCCTCAGCAAACTGAAACGAGAGGAACTGCAGAGGAAGATGGGGTAG